In Massilia forsythiae, one DNA window encodes the following:
- a CDS encoding LytR/AlgR family response regulator transcription factor, whose amino-acid sequence MSARILIAEDEPVLAEVLAATLRGLWPGVQVVAQAPNGIAAVEQALALRPDALFLDIKMPGRSGIEAVEDLLERWDGPAPFPQVVFVTAYDDYAVQAFDSAALDYVLKPVSAARLARTVERVQRRLAADVSTAAYAAADADAAAAHDGTAAAAPDRGLARLVEQMRALLPPALPPAAPPGDPDARAGAGLDIIRAAVGNVVRMIRVEDVLFFQALDKYVNVATAEGDALIRLPLKELLPQLDGNRFCQVSRGSIVNLRHVASASRDDMGKLTLALRGRPERLRVSPLFAHLFRQM is encoded by the coding sequence ATGAGCGCGCGCATCCTGATCGCCGAGGACGAGCCGGTGCTGGCGGAGGTGCTGGCGGCGACGCTGCGCGGCCTGTGGCCCGGCGTGCAGGTCGTGGCGCAGGCGCCGAACGGCATCGCCGCGGTCGAGCAGGCGCTGGCGCTGCGTCCGGATGCGCTGTTCCTGGACATCAAGATGCCCGGCCGCAGCGGCATCGAGGCGGTCGAGGACTTGCTGGAACGCTGGGACGGGCCGGCGCCGTTCCCGCAGGTGGTGTTCGTCACCGCCTACGACGACTACGCGGTGCAGGCCTTCGACAGCGCGGCGCTGGATTACGTCCTCAAGCCCGTGAGCGCGGCGCGCCTGGCGCGCACGGTCGAGCGGGTGCAGCGGCGCCTGGCCGCCGATGTTTCCACTGCTGCGTACGCCGCTGCGGACGCCGACGCCGCCGCGGCGCACGACGGGACGGCGGCCGCCGCGCCGGACCGCGGCCTGGCGCGCCTGGTCGAGCAGATGCGCGCGCTGCTGCCGCCCGCCCTGCCGCCCGCCGCGCCGCCCGGCGATCCGGATGCACGCGCCGGCGCAGGCCTGGATATCATCCGCGCCGCCGTCGGCAACGTGGTACGCATGATCCGGGTCGAGGACGTGCTGTTCTTCCAGGCGCTCGACAAGTACGTCAACGTCGCCACCGCCGAGGGCGACGCCCTGATCCGCCTGCCGCTGAAGGAACTGCTGCCGCAACTGGACGGCAACCGCTTCTGCCAGGTCAGCCGCGGCAGCATCGTCAACCTGCGCCACGTGGCCAGTGCCAGCCGCGACGACATGGGCAAGCTGACGCTGGCGCTGCGCGGGCGGCCGGAACGGCTGCGCGTCAGCCCGCTGTTCGCGCACCTGTTCCGGCAGATGTAG
- a CDS encoding NlpC/P60 family protein, whose translation MSISMGTREIQEALARVGLDPGPIDGIWGRRTVAAVKLFQGREGLVVDGIVGPETAAHLQGAGIPAPAARPGAPALSLPLPWMEEAVRLVRTREFLGAASNPVILDWASLLDLPYNGDDIPWCGLFVGHCVSSTLPEQVLPNGLLRARSWGRFGSRVTPREGAVMVFTHGGEQSGNGHVGFHAGEQGNAYRILGGNQDNKVCYILIHKDRLLEARWPDTAMSLYAQAPAAGAPGAPTSAGTGARTAG comes from the coding sequence ATGAGCATCAGCATGGGCACCAGGGAAATCCAGGAAGCGCTGGCCCGCGTCGGGCTCGATCCGGGTCCGATCGACGGTATCTGGGGCCGCAGGACGGTGGCGGCGGTCAAGCTGTTCCAGGGCCGCGAAGGGCTGGTGGTGGATGGCATCGTCGGGCCGGAAACGGCGGCGCACCTGCAGGGCGCGGGCATCCCGGCGCCGGCGGCGCGGCCGGGCGCCCCGGCACTGTCCTTACCGCTGCCATGGATGGAAGAAGCGGTGCGTCTCGTGCGGACCCGCGAATTCCTGGGCGCGGCCAGTAATCCGGTCATCCTCGACTGGGCCAGCCTGCTTGACCTGCCCTACAACGGCGACGACATTCCCTGGTGCGGCTTGTTCGTCGGGCACTGCGTCTCCAGCACCTTGCCCGAGCAGGTTCTGCCGAACGGGCTGTTGCGTGCGCGCTCCTGGGGCCGCTTCGGTAGCCGGGTCACGCCGCGCGAAGGTGCGGTGATGGTCTTCACGCACGGCGGCGAGCAGTCGGGCAACGGGCACGTCGGGTTCCACGCCGGCGAGCAGGGCAACGCCTACCGTATCCTCGGCGGCAACCAGGACAACAAGGTGTGCTACATCCTGATCCACAAGGACCGGCTGCTGGAGGCGCGCTGGCCGGACACGGCGATGTCGCTCTATGCCCAGGCGCCGGCGGCTGGCGCGCCCGGCGCGCCTACATCTGCCGGAACAGGTGCGCGAACAGCGGGCTGA
- the dctA gene encoding C4-dicarboxylate transporter DctA, translating to MLSSTTGAAASAPPAARRWYKQLWIQVLIAMALGILIGHYFPDLGTKLQPLGDGFIKLIRMLIAPIIFCTVVLGIAKMDDMSRVGRVAVKGLIYFEVMTTIALVVGLVVVNLWQPGAGMNVDASNLDAASVSRYVAQGHESGIIPFLMNIIPNTMVGSLAEGNILQVLLISVLFGCVLARLGSVGKPIIEVMDGFAKVFFGMVAIVMWAAPIGAFGAIAFTVGKYGAGALLSLGNLLVCFYVTCLIFIFGILGPIARLSGFSLFKLMRYLREEILVCLATTSSESVLPRMLTKMEQLGCKPSVVGLIIPTGYSFNLDGTCLYLASVTVFLAQATNTPLDLTQQIVLLSVLLLTSKGAAGVAGAAFVVLAATLSTVGTIPVASVALILGVHRLLSEGLTPTNLIGNAVATIVISKWEKALDMEQLQRVLDKKQA from the coding sequence ATGTTGAGCAGCACGACTGGCGCCGCCGCGTCCGCACCGCCGGCGGCACGCCGCTGGTACAAGCAGTTATGGATCCAGGTCTTGATCGCGATGGCGCTGGGCATCCTGATCGGCCATTATTTCCCCGACCTCGGCACCAAACTGCAGCCGCTGGGCGACGGCTTCATCAAGCTGATCCGCATGCTGATCGCGCCGATCATCTTCTGCACCGTGGTGCTGGGCATCGCCAAGATGGACGACATGTCGCGCGTCGGCCGCGTCGCCGTCAAGGGCCTCATCTATTTCGAGGTGATGACCACCATCGCGCTGGTGGTCGGCCTGGTCGTGGTCAACCTGTGGCAGCCGGGCGCCGGCATGAACGTCGACGCCTCCAACCTGGACGCCGCCTCGGTCAGCCGCTACGTGGCGCAAGGCCACGAGAGCGGCATCATCCCGTTCCTGATGAACATCATCCCGAACACCATGGTCGGCTCGCTGGCCGAGGGCAACATCCTGCAGGTGCTCCTGATCTCGGTGCTGTTCGGCTGCGTGCTGGCGCGCCTGGGCAGCGTCGGCAAGCCGATCATCGAGGTGATGGACGGCTTCGCCAAGGTCTTCTTCGGCATGGTCGCCATCGTCATGTGGGCGGCGCCGATCGGCGCGTTCGGCGCCATCGCCTTCACGGTCGGCAAGTACGGCGCCGGCGCCCTGCTCTCGCTGGGCAACCTGCTGGTGTGCTTCTACGTGACCTGCCTGATCTTCATCTTCGGCATCCTCGGCCCGATCGCGCGCCTGAGCGGCTTCAGCCTGTTCAAGCTGATGCGCTACCTGCGCGAGGAAATCCTGGTGTGCCTGGCCACGACGTCCTCGGAAAGCGTGCTGCCGCGCATGCTGACCAAGATGGAGCAGCTCGGCTGCAAGCCGAGCGTGGTCGGCCTGATCATCCCGACCGGCTACTCGTTCAACCTGGACGGCACCTGCCTGTACCTGGCCAGCGTGACCGTGTTCCTGGCCCAGGCCACCAACACGCCGCTCGACCTGACCCAGCAGATCGTGCTGCTGAGCGTGCTGCTGCTGACCTCCAAGGGCGCAGCCGGCGTGGCCGGCGCCGCCTTCGTGGTGCTGGCGGCCACGCTGTCGACGGTCGGCACGATTCCGGTGGCGAGCGTGGCGCTGATCCTGGGCGTGCACCGCCTGCTGTCCGAAGGCCTGACCCCGACCAACCTGATCGGCAACGCGGTGGCCACGATCGTCATCTCGAAATGGGAAAAGGCGCTCGACATGGAACAGCTGCAGCGCGTGCTGGACAAGAAACAGGCCTGA
- a CDS encoding porin, with protein MSSLPHRAAGPSLARRFVRPALWRALAGACLGLCAVEAAAADNLQIYGLVGSYAGSIKRSDNVERATVVGSGGLTTSWWGIRGGEDLGGGTRAIFQLEQFFQPDTGGAGRSPSDPGGFSRSAWVGFSGGFGQLTVGRHTSPYYVSMQMVNPFGASVVFSPLVLQSYVSTFGGVVIGDTVWNNVVQYVSPTVAGLNATVLYAPGEVAGNAGVNNAGVHLRYVQGHWSAVLSAQRVRTAAVAPSTGQQAWLAGAAYDAGWAKLYASAQRTENAVTDIASRTWQLGTSVPVTQGGSVLASVARTTVERPALAQTARNTGALGYDLFLSRRTDVYVTYLYDRVQGRASGNSYALGIRHTF; from the coding sequence ATGAGCAGCCTCCCGCACCGGGCCGCAGGCCCTTCCCTTGCCCGCCGTTTCGTCCGCCCCGCCCTGTGGCGCGCCCTTGCCGGCGCATGCCTCGGCCTGTGCGCCGTCGAGGCGGCCGCCGCCGACAATCTCCAGATCTACGGCCTGGTCGGCAGCTACGCCGGCAGCATCAAGCGCAGCGACAACGTCGAGCGCGCGACCGTGGTCGGCTCGGGCGGCCTGACCACCTCGTGGTGGGGCATCCGCGGCGGCGAAGACCTGGGCGGCGGCACCCGCGCCATCTTCCAGCTCGAACAGTTCTTCCAGCCCGACACCGGCGGCGCCGGCCGCAGCCCCAGCGATCCGGGCGGCTTTTCGCGCAGCGCCTGGGTCGGCTTTTCCGGCGGCTTCGGCCAGCTGACCGTCGGCCGCCACACCTCGCCCTACTACGTGTCGATGCAGATGGTGAACCCGTTCGGCGCCTCGGTGGTGTTCTCGCCGCTGGTGCTGCAGAGCTACGTGTCGACCTTCGGCGGGGTGGTGATCGGCGACACGGTATGGAACAACGTGGTCCAGTACGTGTCGCCGACCGTGGCCGGCCTGAACGCCACGGTCCTGTACGCGCCCGGCGAAGTGGCCGGCAACGCCGGCGTCAACAACGCCGGCGTGCACCTGCGCTACGTGCAAGGCCACTGGAGCGCGGTGCTGTCGGCGCAGCGCGTGCGCACCGCGGCGGTGGCGCCGTCGACCGGCCAGCAAGCCTGGCTGGCCGGCGCCGCCTACGACGCCGGCTGGGCCAAGCTGTACGCCTCGGCGCAGCGCACCGAGAATGCCGTCACCGACATCGCCTCGCGCACCTGGCAGCTCGGCACGTCGGTGCCGGTGACCCAGGGCGGATCGGTCCTGGCATCGGTGGCGCGCACGACCGTCGAGCGGCCGGCGCTGGCGCAGACCGCGCGCAATACCGGCGCCCTCGGCTACGACCTGTTCCTGTCGCGCCGCACCGACGTCTATGTCACGTATCTGTACGACCGCGTGCAGGGGCGCGCCAGCGGCAACAGCTACGCGCTCGGCATCCGCCACACCTTCTGA
- a CDS encoding LysR family transcriptional regulator encodes MNLDQLEAFVHVAELSSFTRASAILGRTQPALSRLVRQLEVDLRQNLLRRNGRGVVLTEAGKVLLEHSKGILHQVEAAQNALKNLQGTLDGHVRIGLAPSVARFATMALVRGFQTQFPQANITVSEGLSSYLAEWLAMGRIDAAVLYDTGETPLVDKRLLFSEEMFLISKPDAPAPATITLAELARYPLIIPGRLHAIRTLVEMHAAERGVQLNIALEIDAVPPLLDLVDEGYGHAVLPLNAILADPRQRRFRCTRIADPAIRSRVAIATSNQHPLSRLANRAVAMLESEIMPLYAARQQNIDAYLA; translated from the coding sequence ATGAACCTCGACCAGCTCGAAGCCTTCGTCCACGTCGCCGAACTCAGCAGTTTTACGCGGGCGTCGGCCATCCTCGGCCGCACCCAGCCGGCCCTGAGCCGCCTGGTGCGCCAGCTGGAAGTGGATTTGCGCCAGAACCTGTTGCGCCGCAACGGCCGCGGCGTGGTGCTGACCGAGGCCGGCAAGGTGCTGCTGGAGCACAGCAAGGGCATCCTGCACCAGGTCGAGGCGGCGCAGAACGCGCTGAAGAATTTGCAGGGCACGCTCGACGGCCACGTGCGCATCGGCCTGGCGCCGAGCGTGGCCCGGTTCGCGACGATGGCGCTGGTGCGCGGCTTCCAGACCCAGTTCCCGCAGGCGAACATCACGGTGTCGGAAGGCTTGTCGAGCTACCTGGCCGAGTGGCTGGCGATGGGGCGCATCGACGCCGCGGTGCTGTACGACACCGGCGAGACGCCGCTGGTCGACAAGCGCCTGCTGTTCAGCGAAGAGATGTTCTTGATCAGCAAACCGGATGCGCCGGCCCCGGCCACCATCACGCTGGCCGAGCTGGCGCGCTATCCCCTGATCATTCCGGGGCGCCTGCACGCGATCCGCACGCTGGTCGAGATGCACGCGGCCGAGCGTGGCGTGCAGCTGAACATCGCGCTCGAGATCGACGCCGTGCCGCCGCTGCTCGACCTGGTCGACGAGGGCTACGGCCACGCGGTGCTGCCGCTGAACGCGATCCTGGCCGACCCGCGCCAGCGGCGCTTCCGCTGCACGCGCATCGCCGATCCGGCCATCCGCAGCCGCGTGGCGATCGCCACCAGCAACCAGCATCCGCTGTCGCGCCTGGCCAACCGCGCGGTGGCCATGCTGGAAAGCGAGATCATGCCGCTGTACGCCGCGCGCCAGCAGAACATCGACGCCTACCTGGCGTGA
- a CDS encoding amidohydrolase family protein: MKSCLPPDPHPVKPIHQLPPGACDAHCHVFGPAAVFPYAADRSYTPPDAPKEALRALHRRLGVSRAVIVHASCHGTDNRVTLDAIASSDGAYRGVANVDPDIGDAELAALHAGGIRAIRFNFVKHLGGVPDVAVVERLVERIKPLGWHIVLHFDAEDIPEQQDLLRRITVPFVIDHMGRVRAEQGLEQRPFQLLLQLMRENPLAWVKICGAERVSAGKRPFLDAVPFARALIATAPERLLWGTDWPHPNISKDMPNDGELVDLLYAFTSDEAVLRQILVDNPTRLYWAE, from the coding sequence ATGAAATCTTGCCTGCCTCCCGACCCGCATCCGGTCAAGCCCATCCACCAGCTGCCGCCCGGCGCCTGCGACGCCCACTGCCACGTGTTCGGCCCGGCCGCCGTGTTCCCGTACGCCGCCGACCGCAGCTACACCCCGCCGGACGCGCCCAAGGAAGCCCTGCGCGCATTGCACCGTCGCCTGGGCGTATCGCGCGCCGTGATCGTGCACGCCAGCTGCCACGGCACCGATAACCGCGTCACGCTGGATGCGATCGCGTCCAGCGACGGCGCCTACCGCGGCGTGGCCAACGTCGATCCCGATATCGGTGACGCCGAGCTGGCCGCGCTGCACGCCGGCGGCATCCGCGCCATCCGCTTCAACTTCGTCAAGCACCTGGGCGGCGTGCCGGACGTGGCCGTGGTCGAACGCCTGGTCGAGCGCATCAAGCCGCTCGGCTGGCACATCGTGCTGCACTTCGACGCCGAGGACATCCCCGAGCAGCAGGACCTGCTGCGCCGGATCACGGTGCCCTTCGTGATCGACCACATGGGCCGCGTGCGCGCCGAGCAGGGCCTGGAGCAGCGCCCGTTCCAGCTGCTGCTGCAACTGATGCGCGAGAACCCGCTGGCCTGGGTCAAGATCTGCGGCGCCGAACGCGTCTCGGCCGGCAAGCGCCCGTTCCTGGATGCGGTGCCGTTCGCCCGGGCCCTGATCGCCACCGCGCCCGAGCGCCTGCTGTGGGGCACCGACTGGCCGCACCCGAACATCAGCAAGGACATGCCGAACGACGGCGAACTGGTCGACCTGCTGTACGCGTTCACCAGCGACGAAGCGGTGCTGCGGCAGATCCTGGTCGACAACCCGACGCGCCTGTATTGGGCCGAATGA
- a CDS encoding helix-turn-helix domain-containing protein, whose protein sequence is MTPDTLRHLHAFQAVAERGGVRSAGSVLVRDPSTVTRTVAGLERMLAAELFERGAHGMRLTRSGERVLAHARRIAAILHAVHRQALRSRLRSGPVAGVEALFSERRLRLAVLLADMGRMPKVAHASALSQPAVSQGIARLEADLGQALFVRGAGRMAPTEAGARWIGRFNDILDELDRLRRGVDGGPDEGHYTDYGAPLPPCMG, encoded by the coding sequence ATGACGCCCGACACGCTGCGCCACCTGCACGCCTTCCAGGCCGTGGCCGAACGCGGCGGCGTGCGCAGCGCCGGCAGCGTGCTGGTGCGCGACCCTTCCACCGTGACGCGCACCGTCGCCGGCCTGGAACGCATGCTGGCGGCCGAGCTGTTCGAACGCGGCGCGCACGGCATGCGCCTGACGCGCAGCGGCGAACGGGTGCTGGCCCATGCGCGCCGCATCGCCGCCATCCTGCACGCGGTGCATCGCCAGGCGCTGCGCTCGCGCCTGCGCAGCGGGCCGGTGGCCGGGGTCGAGGCGCTGTTCAGCGAGCGCCGCCTGCGCCTGGCGGTGCTGCTGGCGGACATGGGCCGCATGCCCAAGGTGGCGCATGCCAGCGCCCTATCGCAGCCGGCGGTCAGCCAGGGCATCGCCCGGCTGGAAGCGGACCTGGGACAGGCGCTGTTCGTGCGCGGCGCCGGGCGCATGGCGCCGACCGAGGCCGGCGCGCGCTGGATCGGGCGCTTCAACGATATCCTGGACGAGCTGGACCGCCTGCGGCGCGGAGTGGATGGCGGCCCCGACGAAGGACATTACACGGACTACGGGGCGCCGCTGCCGCCTTGCATGGGGTGA
- the udk gene encoding uridine kinase gives MNQISFSPFVIGVAGGSGSGKSTVTQQVLASFGAEMVSVVMQDDYYRDQSDLTPEVRRKQNYDHPQAFDWPLLVEHVQALRNGDTIAMPEYDFTIDNRSDKTIPVKPAPVIVIEGLFALYDADLRKMMSLKIFVDTAPDVRFIRRMQRDIRERGRSMESIVAQYLETVRPMHKQFIEPTKRHADVILPHGANGPAVDVITTKVASVIGKLKRN, from the coding sequence ATGAATCAGATTTCTTTCTCCCCGTTCGTGATCGGCGTCGCCGGCGGCAGCGGCAGCGGCAAGTCGACGGTGACCCAGCAGGTGCTGGCCTCCTTCGGCGCCGAGATGGTCTCGGTCGTGATGCAGGACGATTACTACCGCGACCAGTCCGACCTGACCCCGGAAGTGCGCCGCAAGCAGAACTACGACCACCCGCAGGCCTTCGACTGGCCGCTGCTGGTGGAGCACGTGCAGGCCCTGCGCAACGGCGACACCATCGCCATGCCGGAATACGACTTCACCATCGACAACCGCTCCGACAAGACGATTCCGGTCAAGCCGGCCCCGGTTATCGTGATCGAAGGCTTGTTCGCCCTGTACGACGCCGACCTGCGCAAGATGATGTCGCTGAAGATCTTCGTCGACACCGCGCCCGACGTGCGTTTCATCCGCCGCATGCAGCGCGACATCAGGGAGCGCGGCCGCTCGATGGAGAGCATCGTCGCCCAGTACCTGGAAACGGTGCGCCCGATGCACAAGCAATTCATCGAGCCGACCAAGCGCCACGCCGACGTCATCCTGCCGCATGGCGCCAACGGTCCGGCGGTGGATGTCATCACCACCAAGGTGGCGAGCGTGATCGGCAAGCTGAAGCGGAATTGA
- a CDS encoding NUDIX hydrolase yields MHTFHPFPDDDGRPVRLHRPSMPTPLPHWRDPGAIATVVPGGAMPPCLNGIAVAPWPAAPTCGAGWGALAGGLALDEPPFAQPPGTAAAAGAVVLEDDGRVWLVAPSNAFGGYAATFPKGRVDPGAGLACAAIRETFEESGLQVRIDAFLVDVRRTQTYTRYYLARRIGGDPAAMGWETQAVHLVPAARLRAVAVHPNDEAVIAALERHLAATNGLKTG; encoded by the coding sequence ATGCACACCTTCCACCCCTTCCCCGACGACGACGGCCGGCCGGTGCGCCTGCACCGGCCGAGCATGCCGACGCCGTTGCCGCACTGGCGCGACCCCGGCGCCATCGCCACCGTCGTCCCGGGCGGCGCGATGCCGCCTTGCCTGAACGGCATCGCCGTGGCGCCGTGGCCTGCCGCGCCTACCTGCGGCGCCGGCTGGGGCGCGCTGGCCGGCGGCCTCGCGCTGGACGAACCGCCGTTCGCGCAGCCGCCGGGCACCGCGGCGGCGGCCGGCGCCGTGGTGCTCGAGGACGACGGCCGCGTGTGGCTGGTCGCGCCCAGCAATGCCTTCGGCGGCTATGCCGCCACCTTTCCCAAGGGGCGCGTCGATCCCGGCGCCGGCCTGGCCTGCGCGGCGATCCGCGAAACCTTCGAGGAATCCGGCCTGCAGGTGCGCATCGACGCCTTCCTGGTCGACGTGCGCCGCACCCAAACGTATACCCGCTACTACCTGGCGCGCCGCATCGGCGGCGATCCGGCCGCCATGGGCTGGGAGACGCAGGCGGTGCACCTGGTGCCGGCAGCGCGCCTGCGCGCGGTGGCCGTCCATCCCAATGACGAGGCCGTCATCGCGGCGCTGGAGCGGCACCTGGCTGCCACGAACGGCCTAAAAACCGGGTAA
- a CDS encoding potassium transporter Kup — translation MAIPDHFAGFALDSHHHSHQAQQRKLAGLALAAIGIVYGDIGTSPLYSLKTVFDPAHGLALTPANLLGVVSLIFWGLTVIVSFKYVTLVLRADNRGEGGIMALLALALGAVGERRRLHFALLLVGVFGAALFYGDSVITPAISVLSAVEGLEVATPTLQPYVVPLTIVILVALYAVQSHGTAGIGRWFGPVMLLWFAVLAAMGILNIARSPAILAALNPWHAVRFFVDNRAIGFLALGAVVLAFTGAEALYADMGHFGKKPIRLAWFAVAFPALALNYLGQGGLLLAHPEAIANPFYRQLGSWSVYPLVLLSTVATVIASQATISGTFSMTKEAIALGFLPRMRVVHTSEREIGQIYVPAVNWLQLAAVLLAVVGFGSSDALASAYGIAVTATMLATTLLTFFVIRYRWKMNLALCLGATALFLAIDAGFFSANVLKLLHGGWFPLALGLLLFTLMLTWRRGRQLVFDNLQKHAIPLDAFLESLFLAPPLRVPGTAIFLRGERDGVPHAMLHNLSHNKVLHERIVFLTVRIVEAPRAEEAARVKVAGLGHGCHQVDLSFGFKDEPDIPALLMLCARHGLALDMMQTSFFISRQTVISTPGAGMMPWREHLFVAMQRNARDAADYYRIPSNRVIELGTQVEI, via the coding sequence ATGGCGATCCCTGACCACTTCGCAGGTTTCGCCTTGGATTCGCACCACCATTCGCATCAAGCGCAGCAAAGAAAGCTCGCCGGGCTGGCGCTGGCCGCCATCGGCATCGTCTACGGCGACATCGGCACCAGCCCGCTGTATTCCCTCAAGACCGTGTTCGACCCGGCCCACGGGCTGGCGCTCACGCCGGCCAACCTGCTCGGCGTGGTCTCGCTGATCTTCTGGGGTTTGACCGTCATCGTCTCGTTCAAGTACGTCACGCTGGTGCTGCGCGCCGACAACCGCGGCGAAGGCGGCATCATGGCGCTGCTGGCGCTGGCCCTGGGCGCGGTCGGCGAACGGCGACGCCTGCACTTCGCGCTGCTGCTGGTGGGCGTGTTCGGCGCCGCCCTGTTCTACGGCGACAGCGTGATCACGCCGGCGATCTCGGTGCTGTCCGCGGTGGAGGGCCTGGAAGTGGCCACGCCGACGCTGCAGCCCTACGTGGTGCCGCTGACCATCGTCATCCTGGTCGCGCTGTACGCCGTGCAGAGCCACGGCACCGCCGGCATCGGGCGCTGGTTCGGCCCCGTCATGCTGCTGTGGTTCGCGGTGCTGGCGGCGATGGGCATCCTGAACATCGCGCGCAGCCCGGCGATCCTGGCCGCCCTCAACCCGTGGCACGCGGTGCGCTTCTTCGTGGACAACCGCGCAATCGGCTTCCTGGCGCTGGGCGCGGTCGTGCTGGCCTTTACCGGCGCCGAGGCGCTGTACGCCGACATGGGCCACTTCGGCAAGAAGCCGATCCGCCTGGCCTGGTTCGCGGTCGCCTTTCCCGCGCTGGCGCTGAACTACCTGGGCCAGGGCGGGCTGCTGCTGGCGCACCCGGAGGCGATCGCCAATCCGTTCTACCGCCAGCTGGGCAGCTGGAGCGTGTACCCGCTGGTGCTGCTGTCCACCGTGGCCACCGTGATCGCCTCGCAGGCGACCATCTCCGGCACCTTCTCGATGACCAAGGAAGCGATCGCGCTCGGCTTCCTGCCGCGCATGCGCGTGGTGCACACGTCGGAGCGCGAGATCGGCCAGATCTACGTGCCGGCGGTGAACTGGCTGCAATTGGCCGCGGTGCTGCTGGCGGTGGTCGGCTTCGGCTCCTCGGACGCGCTGGCCTCGGCCTACGGCATCGCCGTCACCGCCACCATGCTGGCCACCACGCTGCTGACCTTCTTCGTGATCCGCTACCGCTGGAAAATGAACCTGGCGCTGTGCCTCGGCGCCACCGCCCTGTTCCTGGCGATCGACGCCGGCTTCTTCTCGGCCAACGTGTTGAAACTGCTGCACGGCGGCTGGTTCCCGCTGGCGCTCGGCCTGCTGCTGTTCACGCTGATGCTGACCTGGCGGCGCGGCCGCCAGCTGGTGTTCGACAACCTGCAGAAGCACGCGATCCCGCTCGACGCTTTCCTGGAATCGCTGTTCCTGGCGCCGCCGCTGCGCGTGCCCGGCACCGCCATCTTCCTGCGCGGCGAACGTGACGGCGTGCCGCACGCGATGCTGCACAACCTCTCGCACAACAAGGTGCTGCACGAGCGCATCGTGTTCCTGACCGTGCGCATCGTCGAGGCGCCGCGCGCCGAGGAGGCGGCGCGGGTGAAGGTGGCCGGTCTCGGCCACGGCTGCCACCAGGTCGACCTCAGCTTCGGTTTCAAGGACGAGCCGGACATCCCGGCGTTGCTGATGCTGTGCGCGCGCCATGGCCTGGCGCTGGACATGATGCAGACCTCGTTCTTCATCTCGCGCCAGACCGTGATCTCGACGCCGGGCGCCGGCATGATGCCGTGGCGCGAGCACCTGTTCGTGGCGATGCAGCGCAACGCGCGCGACGCCGCCGACTACTACCGCATTCCCAGCAACCGGGTGATCGAACTGGGCACGCAGGTGGAAATCTAG